A stretch of DNA from Maridesulfovibrio sp.:
ACCGGACCAAACGGCTGCGGAAAATCGACACTGCTCAAGCTCATTGCCGGGCTCATCGAACCGGATGCAGGGGTGCTTTCCATCTCCAAGGGTGCACGCATAGGCTATGTGGCTCAGGAACTCACCGGGGAAATACTGGAACATTCGCTCCTGAGCTGGGTGCTTTCGGCCCTGCCCTCCTGGAACAGACTCTGGGAAGAGTGGGAAGAGGCCGGACGCAGCGAAGACCATGCCCACATGACCAGACTTTCCGAAAAACAGGCCGAACTTGAACACCAGTTCGGCTACAATCCGGAACACAAGGCACGCACAATCCTCACCGGTCTCGGTTTTTCCGAACATGACATGCTCAGCAGGATCAAAGAACTTTCCGGCGGCTGGCGCGAGCGTGCCAAGCTAGGCCGGGTTCTTCTGCAGGGGGCGGACCTGCTGCTTCTGGACGAACCGACCAACCACCTTGACCTTGAAGCCGTAGAGTGGCTGGAAAACTACCTGCTTTCCTTCCGTGGAGCAGTCGTCTACGTGGCCCACGACAGGATTTTTCTGGACCGCGTGGGCACGCACGTCCTTTTTCTGGGATCCGGCAAACCCGCCATGCGGCGCGGGTCGTTCACCGAATTTCTGGAATGGAGAGAAGAAAATGCCATGCAGCGCACCCGCGAAGCAGCCAAACTCTCCGCGCGCATAGAAAACGAAAATTCATACATCCGCAGATTCCGGGTCAAAGCCCGCAAGGCTGCGCAGGCCCAGTCCAAGATCAAAAAGGTGGAAAAACTGGAAAAGGAACTTTCCAGGCTTCAGGAAGATGCGGAACTCAACCGCTCCGGCAAGACCTTGAGCTTCAGACTGCCACCCACCAAACGCGGGGACAAGGCCGCCATCAGCGTGGTTGATCTTGAATTCTCTTACGACGGCAGACCTCCTTCGATATGGCCCCTGCTCAATTTCCAGCTTTTCCGCAGCAAAAAGATTGCGCTGGCCGCACCCAACGGCGCAGGTAAATCAACCCTGCTCAAGGTGATCATGGGTATGCTGAAGCCCAATTCCGGCTATGCTAAAATTGGTACGAATACGTCTGTGGCCTATTTCAGCCAGCACCAGAGCGAAATCCTGCGTGACGATTCCACGGCATTATCGGAAATACGCCGCCTTAGCGACCCGGATACCACCGAGGAGCAGCTCAAAAGCGTGCTCGGCCTGTTCCTGCTCGGGGAACCGTATTTCGAGCGCAAGGTCGCGGCCCTGTCCGGCGGAGAAAAGAACCGTCTTATTCTGGCGACTCTCTTTCTCTCGCGGGCGAATCTGCTCATTCTGGACGAACCGACCAACCATCTGGACCTTGAAAGCCGTGAAGGACTTATACAGGCCCTAAAGGATTACGATGGAACACTTTTCTTCGTAGCCCATGACCGCTACCTGCTGGGAGAAGTTGCCGAGGAAATCTGGGCTATAACTGATTCCGGAATCGATACGTTTTTTTCTTTCGCGGAATACGATAATTATCGTAAAGGAAAAGCTGATGGCGTAACCGCTCCGGCTGAAACCGCAGAAGAAGACAAGTCCGCCAAGCGTAAACTTTCCAAGGAAGATAAACGCCGCCAGGCCGAGATACGCAATGCCCTTTACAAGGAACTCAAACCCAAGGCAGCTGAATACGAAAAACTTGAAAGGGATTTGGAAAAGGTTCTGGAAGAGCAGGCCGAGATGGAAGAAAGGCTTAACGATCCGGAACTCTACGCGGACGGTGCAGCCGCAGTGGAACTGAATTCCCGCTACACCGAAACCTGCGCCTGGGCCGAGCAGCTGATGGAAAAGATGGCTGTCCTTGAAGAAGAGATCAGCGAACTTGAAGAACGCAAAAAGCAGTTGCTGGAAGAAGGCTGACGCAAAGGAGTTCCCGTGGCAGAATCATCCCCGGTCGAGGTAGTGGCTGCAATAATCTGGCAAGACGGCCTGTTCCTTTCCGCGGAACGTCCCGAGGGAAAGGACTACGCCGGATGGTGGGAATTCCCCGGCGGAAAGGTTGAACCCGGCGAATCCCTGCAGGATGCGCTGGCTCGTGAACTGCAGGAGGAGCTTGATATAACTCCAACGCAGTACGCCTTCTGGATGGATAGGGTCGTGGAATATCCGGAATATACGGTTCATCTTAATTTTTTCGATGTCTTCGAGTTTTCCGGAAATATCAGCGCCATGGAAAAACAGAAGTTCGACTGGTTTGATCTGCGCAGGGTAAGGGATGTGCGGTTTCTGCCCGTAAACTACGAAATCCTTGAAATGCTGAAAAAAAGAGAACTTAAATCCTCTTTACAAAATTAAACTACTTCAATTTTCTCAAAATATCACACTGTAAGAACTTAAAAAAACTTGCTTTTACTGTTTGAAATTTTGCATGCAACCTTCTAAAAAGGACTGGGATTCCTCCTGAGGCCAATCCCTTGAACACCGAAAACAAATCTTTCTGTCAAGCGCCATGCGCACCGGATTTCGCGCCGTGCAGGCGGGGAACATCCGGATATAACCCGGAGTAGATATGAAAATAGTAGACCTGATCAAGAAAAACAAACCGTTTCTGTCACTGGAATTTTTTCCGCCGAAGAACCGTGATTCATGGCCTGATTTTTTCGAGGTTGTTGAAAAGCTGAAGGTTCTGAATCCCCTTTTCGCTTCCGTCACTTACGGAGCAGGCGGAGGAACACAGGAAAATTCGCTTGAAATTGTGAAAAGAATGAAGCAGGATGCCGGGATAGAACCTCTCGCACACCTGACCTGCGTCGGTGCCAGCCCTGAAAACATCAGTAATTTCGTTTCCGCACTCAAAGATGCGGGTGTTGACAACATCCTTGCCCTGCGTGGCGATCCCCCTGCCGGAGATGAAGATTTTGACTTCAACACCCAGATTTTCAAGCACGGCTCCGATCTGGTTACCTACGTGAAAGAAAATCATCCCGGCACGGGAATAGCTGTAGCAGGCTACCCGGAAGCACATCTGGAATCTCCTTCCATAAAAGAGGATTTCAAGTGGATGAAAAACAAAATCGATGAAGGCGGCGAGCTCATAATCACCCAGCTCTTCTTCGATAACCGGGTTTACTTCGACTTTTGCGAGAGGCTTTCCGAAATGGGCGTCAATGTTCCGGTGGTTCCCGGAATCCTGCCCATCATGAGCCTCAAGTCCGCAAAATTCATTCTCTCCCTTTGCGGAGCGGCTATTCCGGGTAAGTTTCTTAGTGCACTGGAAAAAGCCCATGCGGAAGGAGGCGATGATGCGGTTTACAGGCTCGGAATAGATTTCGCCACCAGACAGGCCCAGGAACTGCTTGACGGTGGGGCTCCGGGGGTCCATCTATATACGCTCAACCGGGCAAAAGCATGCCTTGAAATAGGAAAAGCTCTCAAATTTTAATCCGGCTGGTGCAAGGTAATCGGGGTTACCTTAAGAGATTAACAGATAAAACCGGGCTGATCAAAAAAGGTCCGGATCATAATAAGACGGAGGTTTAGCCATGAGTTCTAAAAATCCCAGAGTCGCTGTGGTCGGAGCAACCGGCGCGGTTGGCCGCGAAATGCTCAAAGTTCTGGAGCAGAGGGATTTTCCCGCATCCGAAGTAGTTCCTTTTTCTTCCATCCGTTCCGCCGGAACAAAAGTACCCTTCAAGGGTGAAGAGCTTACCGTACTCGAGCTTAAAGAAGATTCCTTCGAAGGCTTTGATCTGGCTCTTTTTTCCGCAGGCGGCGGAACCTCCGAAAAATTCGCTCCTCTGGCAGCGAAAGCGGGATGCGTGGTAGTAGACAACTCCAGTGCATGGAGAATGGATCCGAAAATCCCCCTTGTCGTACCCGAAGTAAACCCGGAGGACCTCGACTGGCATCCCGGCATCATTGCCAACCCCAACTGCTCCACTATACAGATGGTTGTCGCCCTCAAGCCCCTGCATGACAAGGCGAAAATCAAACGTATTGTAGTTTCCACCTATCAGGCTGTTTCCGGAACCGGGCAGAAAGCCATCAACGAGCTGGAAACACAGGTCAGCAGGCTCTTCAACGGAAAGGACATCGTTGCCAACGTTTATCCGCACCAGATCGCATTCAACTGCCTGCCGCAGATCGACGTATTCCTTGATAACGGCTACACCAAGGAAGAAATGAAGATGGTCAACGAAACCAAGAAAATCATGGGTGACGATTCCATCAAGGTTACCGCCACCACCGTTCGCGTACCGGTCTTCTACAGCCATTCGGAATCCGTCAACATCGAAACCGAAGAAAAAATCACCGTCGAAGAATGCCGCAATCTGCTGGCCAATTTCCCCGGTGTGACCGTGGTAGATTATCCTGAAAAGAACATGTATCCCATGGCCGTCGACTGCGCTGGTGAGGATGATGTTTTCGTAGGACGCATCCGCGAAGACGATACCATTGAAAACGGCCTCAACATGTGGATTGTTTCCGACAACATCCGCAAGGGTGCCGCTCTGAATACGGTTCAGATTGCCGAGACTCTCATTGAACGCAATCTTGTCCGCGTGGAATAATTAACGCTATCCAACGCGGCAGTGCGGATTACCGTTCTGTCAGTAAAAAAACAAAAGCGGAAATTCTGGTTTGCAGAATTTCCGCTTTTTTGTTTTTTGGATAAGAGATGACCGTTAGTCGGATATTTCATCATAGAAAGCTTCGGCAGCCATGCTCACAAATCCGTCCTACCCCAACCGCTCCTCAACAATCCTGAGATAAGGCTCCAACCCGCACGGAACATCATCCGGCCACTGAAATACGTTTGCGCTGTTCTTTCCGGCTGTTTCGCTGATCATCCGAGCCAGTAAGCGGTAATCCGCAGGGTCATCTATGACCTGTTCTTCTGGCAGAAAAAAACTGCTCCCGTTATCTCGCGAGCTTATGACCGACACGCCGCAGGCCAGTGCTTCCAACACGGAATTGGAACAGGCATCATAAAAGGACGGAAGCACGAAAATATCCGATCTTCCGTAAAAGGAAGGCATATCACCAACCTTCCCAAGAAAAACCACCCTTTCCGCAACACCGAGACTTTCGGCAAGACGAATGTATTTCGCCGGATTGCGTCCTCCGGCTACATGCAGATGGTAATTTTCCGGAAGATCCGCCAGTGCCCTGATGAGCGAGGCAACTCCCTTGAGCGCAAAATTGGTCGTGGCCGTGGAAATGAGGATATCACTGTCCGTAAGCGAAAATTCGGCTCGCCCGGCACTGCGCAGTTCGGGCTCAAGGGGCTTGAAGAGGTCCAGATCAGGCTTGTTGTATACAACTTCCGGCAGATTTTCCGAAAGCTGCGGATGTGATTCCACCATCCAGTCCCGCACCCGGTGTGAAACGCAGACAATACGGCACCCGGAGGTGACCTGACGTTTTTCGATGTAGTTTATTAGAATGTTCACCGGCGAAACCCGGCGGCGAAACATCTTGAAGGAACGTGAAAAACCGGCATCCCAGGCCCGCTGAGAAAGACGCCAGAAAGAATTCAGCGGCCCCCCGCCGACACGCAGTATGTCCTGATTCAGGGATTTGCCGAGGCTTATGCAGAGATCGTAACCGCCCTTCAAGCGTATCCGTTCGGCAGCGAGGACAAACCAGAACAGTTTTCCGGCACGGCAGAAACCGTACCGCCCCACGGAAACCACACTAACTCCCGCAGGAGGTTCTTCCTCGGCTCTGGCACAGATAAAATCAACCTTGTAACCGGCCCTGGCAAGTGCGGCGCTCAGATTGTATCCGAACCGTTCAACTCCGCCGTAGCGGCCGAAACGGGGAAGTATTATGGCGATTTTTTTCATATGATTTCCGGCTCTGGTGCGGTATTTTGTTCTGCAGGACACGCAGGGTTAATTCCCTTGCCCGCCCCGATTTATACTGATAGTCGCTTTGTGGACGGCCGACCGGAAAATTCTCCGGTGATACCTGTTTATACACCCGCCGATAAAAGCAACGGGCGCAGATGTTAGTCCGAAACAGCCGTCTTGCCAAGAAAAACCGCAGTTAAGGAGCGCTGATGCCTTTCTCTACCCAACCGCTGGACATGCAGATTTTCATCCTTGCCAATCAGGTTTTCCGCAAACACTGGATGGATATCGTCATGCCTCTGCTTTCTTCCGCTGCTCTGCTCTGGGTGCTGATATCGATTGCTGCCGCTGCGGGGTTCTACAGGAAAGGAGCAAAATTCATTGTCATCATACTGCTGGCAATCGCCGCAATGGGACTGTCTGATTTTTCCACCAATCTAATAAAAAAAAGCATCGGCAGGGTCAGACCGCTTAACTCCGTGGCATTGACCTACCTTAAGGAAGACGGCAGATGGCAGCGCCGCCCGCTCGATTTCAAACAGACCAAAGAACGCGGCAACTCATACCCATCCGCCCATGCCGCAAACACCATGGCACTTGCCGTGATGCTCATGCTGTTCTTCAAGACACTCAGGCCGTGGATGCTTTTCCTTCCACTTGCCGTGGGGTATTCACGCCTTTATCTGGGCAAGCACTTCCCCACCGATGTTATGGCCGGATGGGCAATGGGATTCTGCATGGCTGTTTCTGTCTGGTTAATCTGGAAATATCTGCTCAGCGAAAAGGTTTCGGAACGATTCCGCCCGTGACGGTAAGCAGATCTGCAACAATTCCTCAGGATGCAGCTTAATGGACTCTGCTGATTAAACATAAATTGATCGTGACGGCATCGGGTCATTGATCATAAATCAGACGAAGATGATATAAGTCGGAGCGGTTTTAATCGGCTCCGTGAGCCAGTTTAAACTTGCCTGTTTCCACAAGCGGTTTTATAAATCCTTTTTTTCAATTTCAGCTACCAACTTTCAAAACCGAACGTCCTGTTCCGGATCAATCATGTTTACCGTCTTACAAAGATACACCGGCTGGCTGATTCTGGCCACCCTGCTGCTTTTTATCTGCAGCAAACTCGTCCCCTCTCTCTTTATCGCAGTCGCCGTAATCGCATGGCTGGTAGTCATTGTGGAATGGACCAGACTTTCCGCAGGTGCACGCAGGCAGGCGTATTTCCTTCTGGGAATCGGAGTTGTCGCACTGCTGTTCTCGGCTCAGCAGGGTGTTTTTCTGGGCTGGCAGAAAATCATGACCCAGAACCTGCAATTGCTGCCGATGTTCATAGCCGTATCCTTTCTGGCACTGACCAACCCGGCTGCGCAGGATGACAACCTGCCGCGCGGAAAACGGGCAGTTGTAACAACTGCTGTCGGCACGAATCTGCTCGGCGCGGTAA
This window harbors:
- a CDS encoding ABC-F family ATP-binding cassette domain-containing protein, translating into MPRVTISSLEKSYNGEDLFTDLSFEVSAGMRLAVTGPNGCGKSTLLKLIAGLIEPDAGVLSISKGARIGYVAQELTGEILEHSLLSWVLSALPSWNRLWEEWEEAGRSEDHAHMTRLSEKQAELEHQFGYNPEHKARTILTGLGFSEHDMLSRIKELSGGWRERAKLGRVLLQGADLLLLDEPTNHLDLEAVEWLENYLLSFRGAVVYVAHDRIFLDRVGTHVLFLGSGKPAMRRGSFTEFLEWREENAMQRTREAAKLSARIENENSYIRRFRVKARKAAQAQSKIKKVEKLEKELSRLQEDAELNRSGKTLSFRLPPTKRGDKAAISVVDLEFSYDGRPPSIWPLLNFQLFRSKKIALAAPNGAGKSTLLKVIMGMLKPNSGYAKIGTNTSVAYFSQHQSEILRDDSTALSEIRRLSDPDTTEEQLKSVLGLFLLGEPYFERKVAALSGGEKNRLILATLFLSRANLLILDEPTNHLDLESREGLIQALKDYDGTLFFVAHDRYLLGEVAEEIWAITDSGIDTFFSFAEYDNYRKGKADGVTAPAETAEEDKSAKRKLSKEDKRRQAEIRNALYKELKPKAAEYEKLERDLEKVLEEQAEMEERLNDPELYADGAAAVELNSRYTETCAWAEQLMEKMAVLEEEISELEERKKQLLEEG
- a CDS encoding glycosyltransferase family 4 protein: MKKIAIILPRFGRYGGVERFGYNLSAALARAGYKVDFICARAEEEPPAGVSVVSVGRYGFCRAGKLFWFVLAAERIRLKGGYDLCISLGKSLNQDILRVGGGPLNSFWRLSQRAWDAGFSRSFKMFRRRVSPVNILINYIEKRQVTSGCRIVCVSHRVRDWMVESHPQLSENLPEVVYNKPDLDLFKPLEPELRSAGRAEFSLTDSDILISTATTNFALKGVASLIRALADLPENYHLHVAGGRNPAKYIRLAESLGVAERVVFLGKVGDMPSFYGRSDIFVLPSFYDACSNSVLEALACGVSVISSRDNGSSFFLPEEQVIDDPADYRLLARMISETAGKNSANVFQWPDDVPCGLEPYLRIVEERLG
- a CDS encoding methylenetetrahydrofolate reductase translates to MKIVDLIKKNKPFLSLEFFPPKNRDSWPDFFEVVEKLKVLNPLFASVTYGAGGGTQENSLEIVKRMKQDAGIEPLAHLTCVGASPENISNFVSALKDAGVDNILALRGDPPAGDEDFDFNTQIFKHGSDLVTYVKENHPGTGIAVAGYPEAHLESPSIKEDFKWMKNKIDEGGELIITQLFFDNRVYFDFCERLSEMGVNVPVVPGILPIMSLKSAKFILSLCGAAIPGKFLSALEKAHAEGGDDAVYRLGIDFATRQAQELLDGGAPGVHLYTLNRAKACLEIGKALKF
- a CDS encoding NUDIX domain-containing protein, translating into MAESSPVEVVAAIIWQDGLFLSAERPEGKDYAGWWEFPGGKVEPGESLQDALARELQEELDITPTQYAFWMDRVVEYPEYTVHLNFFDVFEFSGNISAMEKQKFDWFDLRRVRDVRFLPVNYEILEMLKKRELKSSLQN
- a CDS encoding aspartate-semialdehyde dehydrogenase, whose translation is MSSKNPRVAVVGATGAVGREMLKVLEQRDFPASEVVPFSSIRSAGTKVPFKGEELTVLELKEDSFEGFDLALFSAGGGTSEKFAPLAAKAGCVVVDNSSAWRMDPKIPLVVPEVNPEDLDWHPGIIANPNCSTIQMVVALKPLHDKAKIKRIVVSTYQAVSGTGQKAINELETQVSRLFNGKDIVANVYPHQIAFNCLPQIDVFLDNGYTKEEMKMVNETKKIMGDDSIKVTATTVRVPVFYSHSESVNIETEEKITVEECRNLLANFPGVTVVDYPEKNMYPMAVDCAGEDDVFVGRIREDDTIENGLNMWIVSDNIRKGAALNTVQIAETLIERNLVRVE
- a CDS encoding phosphatase PAP2 family protein, with the protein product MPFSTQPLDMQIFILANQVFRKHWMDIVMPLLSSAALLWVLISIAAAAGFYRKGAKFIVIILLAIAAMGLSDFSTNLIKKSIGRVRPLNSVALTYLKEDGRWQRRPLDFKQTKERGNSYPSAHAANTMALAVMLMLFFKTLRPWMLFLPLAVGYSRLYLGKHFPTDVMAGWAMGFCMAVSVWLIWKYLLSEKVSERFRP